From the genome of Argentina anserina chromosome 4, drPotAnse1.1, whole genome shotgun sequence, one region includes:
- the LOC126791336 gene encoding uncharacterized protein LOC126791336, producing the protein MAVVFGNLALLLDVTSPRTILPDRKCRPVALDALLNLNLSLPKRDPHNHSHAFNGFTAGSKGFDSDGGESRSQRVVARGKANSKVNGVDFGRDEEGNGNGFGEGGDGGEEEPAAEVDWEKEMRWRVKEIEERKELEKKAEELRSRIEEDYEDDGREETEQEKRMRVRKELEKVAKEQAERRATAQLMFDLGQKAYGRGMYGRAIEFLEGALTIIPRPTLFGGEIQIWLAMAYEANKRHADCIELYKQLENKHPSVSIRRQAAELRYILQAPKIKITREEMVTIPLIGSSYDSYAGTWSDKYKDKDQRSSGTITNQTPSSKDYIGDFMVWRPPIGLDKSQAFWIALTLWVGLVGAAVFLQS; encoded by the exons ATGGCCGTAGTTTTCGGAAACCTAGCCCTCTTACTTGACGTCACCTCGCCGCGGACCATATTACCAGACCGGAAGTGTCGTCCGGTGGCGCTGGACGCTTTACTGAACCTAAACCTCAGCCTGCCGAAGCGGGACCCGCACAATCACAGTCACGCATTTAACGGCTTCACAGCAGGAAGCAAGGGGTTTGACTCGGACGGCGGCGAGAGCCGGAGCCAGCGAGTGGTGGCTCGGGGGAAAGCGAATTCGAAGGTGAACGGGGTGGACTTTGGGAGGGACGAGGAGGGGAACGGGAATGGATTTGGGGAAGGAGGGGACGGTGGGGAGGAGGAGCCGGCGGCGGAGGTGGATTGGGAGAAGGAAATGCGGTGGAGAGTGAAGGAGATCGAGGAGAGGAAGGAGCTGGAGAAGAAGGCGGAGGAGTTAAGGAGTCGGATCGAGGAGGATTATGAAGATGATGGTAGAGAAGAGACCGAGCAGGAGAAGCGGATGAGAGTCAGGAAAGAACTTGAAAAG GTGGCTAAGGAGCAAGCGGAGCGGAGAGCCACCGCACAGTTAATGTTCGACTTAGGACAGAAGGCTTATGGGAGGGGAATGTATGGTCGTGCAATTGAGTTCTTAGAAGGAGCACTGACTATCATTCCGCGGCCAACGTTATTTGGTGGTGAG ATACAGATTTGGCTTGCTATGGCCTACGAGGCTAATAAGCGGCATGCCGATTGTATTGAGCTTTATAAGCAATTGGAGAACAAGCACCCAAGTGTCAGCATACGACGCCAGGCTGCAGAGCTTCGATACATTTTGCAAGCACCGAAGATCAAAATTACCCGAGAAGAGATGGTAACCATACCACTCATAGGTTCTAGCTATGACAG CTATGCTGGAACGTGGAGTGACAAATACAAGGACAAAGATCAGAGGAGCAGTGGGACAATAACCAACCAGACTCCATCATCGAAAGACTATATTGGGGACTTCATGGTATGGCGACCCCCAATTGGATTGGATAAAAGCCAAGCTTTCTGGATAGCTTTGACGTTATGGGTGGGTTTAGTTGGAGCTGCAGTCTTTCTTCAAAGTTAA
- the LOC126790266 gene encoding ABC transporter B family member 26, chloroplastic, with protein MPLTLSTMARPLCTLQPPFLSSLHPNHHRHKLLHFTSTATTNHRRISLSFHSSNFRRRRFSPSKSASVNGYAAEDYAEKNRAAEETEVEVSERLRRLFGFIRSVLPGGAWWSFSDDADVDIFAKPVTVTRALTRMWALVSQDRWVIFAAFSALIVAAVSEISIPHYLTASIFSAQNGNVAVFRHNVKLLVTLCVVSGICSGLRGCCFGIANMILVKRMRETLYSSLLVQDIFFFDTETVGDLTSRLGADCQQVSRVIGNDLNFIMRNVLQGVGAMIYLLVLSRPLGLSVLVICSTLAAIMLVYGRYQKKAAKLTQEFTASANEVAQETFSLVRTVRVYGTEEQELGRYKLWLDKLADISIRQSAAYGFWNLSFNALYHSTQVIAVLLGGMSILSGHITAEKLTKFILYSEWLIYATWWVGDNLSNLMQSVGASEKVFQLMDLMPSDQFISKGSKLQNLVGNVEFVDTSFHYPSRPTVPVLQNISLSVKPNEVVAIVGLSGSGKSTLVNLLLRLYEPTNGQILIDGYPLQELDVMWWRERIGFVGQEPKLFRTDISSNIRYGCTRNISQGDIEWAAKQAYAHDFISSLPNGYQTIVDDDLLSGGQKQRIAIARAILRDPTILILDEATSALDAESEHNVRGVLSAVRRDKTTRRSVIIIAHRLSTIQAADRIVVMDSGRIVESGNHSELLVKDGLYARLIRRQADAVA; from the exons ATGCCCCTCACTCTTTCCACCATGGCTCGGCCCCTCTGCACTCTCCAACCTCCATTTCTCTCTTCCCTCCACCCCAACCACCACCGCCACAAGCTTCTACACTTCACCTCTACCGCCACAACCAACCACCGCCGAATTTCTCTCTCATTTCATTCTTCTAATTTCCGACGCCGTCGATTTTCTCCGAGTAAATCGGCGTCCGTCAATGGCTACGCGGCGGAGGATTACGCAGAGAAGAACCGCGCAGCCGAAGAAACCGAGGTAGAGGTATCCGAGCGGCTGCGGCGTCTGTTCGGCTTTATCCGGTCGGTTCTTCCCGGCGGAGCTTGGTGGAGCTTCTCCGATGACGCCGACGTTGACATTTTCGCGAAGCCGGTGACTGTGACGCGCGCTCTTACTCGGATGTGGGCCCTGGTTTCTCAGGACCGTTGGGTTATCTTCGCCGCGTTCTCCGCCCTAATCGTCGCGGCG GTATCGGAGATATCGATACCGCATTATTTGACGGCGTCAATCTTCTCGGCGCAGAACGGCAATGTCGCCGTGTTTCGGCACAATGTGAAGCTTTTGGTGACTCTCTGTGTTGTTTCTGGAATTTGCAG TGGTTTGCGAGGATGCTGTTTCGGCATTGCAAATATGATTCTT GTCAAGCGCATGAGGGAAACACTATACTCTTCACTCCTTGTTCAG GATATATTCTTTTTTGACACTGAAACAGTTGGCGATTTGACGAGTAGGCTTGGGGCAGATTGTCAGCAAGTATCAAGAGTTATTGGAAATGATCTCAATTTTATAATGCGGAATGTTCTTCAG GGAGTGGGTGCAATGATCTACTTGTTAGTTTTATCACGTCCCCTTGGTTTATCTGTATTGGTGATATGTTCTACTCTAGCAGCAATTATGCTGGTTTATGGCCG GTACCAGAAGAAGGCAGCAAAACTGACTCAGGAGTTTACTGCTTCTGCCAATGAG GTTGCACAAGAGACATTCTCTTTAGTGAGAACTGTTCGTGTTTATGGAACAGAGGAACAAGAACTTGGGAG GTACAAACTGTGGTTAGATAAATTAGCTGATATAAGCATACGGCAAAGTGCTGCATATGGTTTTTGGAATTTGAGCTTCAATGCTCTTTACCACTCAACCCAG GTCATCGCCGTGCTGCTTGGAGGGATGTCTATCCTATCTGGTCATATTACAGCAGAGAAACTGACAAAGTTCATATTGTATAGTGAGTGGTTAATTTATGCAACATGGTGGGTTGGTGACAATTTATCCAATCTGATGCAATCTGTTGGCGCAAGTGAAAAGGTCTTCCAATTAATGGATCTCATGCCCAGTGACCAATTTATATCAAAAG GATCAAAGTTGCAAAATCTGGTTGGAAATGTTGAGTTTGTAGACACTTCTTTCCATTACCCATCAAGGCCAACG GTACCCGTACTACAAAATATCAGCTTGTCCGTGAAACCTAATGAAGTGGTTGCTATT GTTGGTCTTAGTGGTAGTGGAAAGAGCACTCTTGTCAATCTTTTGCTCCGTCTTTATGAGCCAACAAATGGTCAG ATTTTGATTGATGGATATCCTCTACAAGAGCTGGATGTTATGTGGTGGAGGGAAAGAATCGGATTTGTTGGACAg GAACCCAAACTGTTCCGCACAGACATTAGTTCAAACATTAGATATGGATGCACTAGAAATATAAGTCAGGGAGATATTGAATGGGCAGCCAAGCAGGCATATGCACACGATTTCATTTCATCACTCCCCAATGGTTATCAAAcaattgttgatgatgatttacTCAGTGGGGGGCAAAAGCAAAGAATTGCCATTGCAAGAGCCATTCTTAGGGACCCAACTATTTTGATCCTTGATGAAGCAACTAGTGCGTTGGATGCAGAGAGCGAACACAATGTCAGG GGTGTTCTCAGTGCTGTCAGAAGAGATAAGACGACAAGGAGAAGTGTCATAATAATTGCACACAG GCTTTCTACCATACAAGCTGCTGACAGGATAGTGGTGATGGATAGTGGTAGAATTGTTGAG AGTGGCAATCACAGTGAGCTGCTCGTTAAGGATGGCCTATATGCCCGACTCATTAGAAGACAAGCTGATGCAGTGGCATGA